The Motacilla alba alba isolate MOTALB_02 chromosome 27, Motacilla_alba_V1.0_pri, whole genome shotgun sequence genome includes a window with the following:
- the PSMD3 gene encoding 26S proteasome non-ATPase regulatory subunit 3 isoform X2 → MKQDGASRRRGDKAKAPPEGPPPAPPDVEMHEEAAPAAPEAGGERQPQRELDAITLEDIKEHVKQLEKAVSGKEPRYVLRALRALPSTSRRLNPNVLHKAIHGFFTSNCAVRDFLLAFLEESMDTEAELQFRPRTGKAASAPLLPEVEAYLQLLLVIYLMNSKRYPEAQKVSDDLMQKISSQNRRALDLVVAKCYYYHSRIYEFLNKLDVVRSFLHARLRTATLRHDADGQATLLNLLLRNYLHYNLYDQAEKLVSKSVFPEQANNNEWARYLYYTGRIKAIQLEYSEARRTMTNALRKAPQHTAVGFKQTVHKLLIVVELLLGEIPDRLQFRQPSLKRSLMPYFLLTQAVRTGNLAKFNQVLDQFGDKFQADGTYTLIIRLRHNVIKTGVRMISLSYSRISLADIAQKLQLDSPEDAEFIVAKAIRDGVIEASINHEKGYVQSKEMIDIYSTREPQLAFHQRISFCLDIHNMSVKAMRFPPKSYNKDLESAEERREREQQDLEFAKEMAEDDDDGFP, encoded by the exons ATGAAGCAGGACGGCGCGTCCCGCCGCCGCGGCGACAAGGCCAAGGCACCCCCGGAGGGACCCCCGCCCGCCCCACCGGACGTCGAGATGCACGAGGAGGCGGCGCCGGCGGCCCCCGAGGCGGGCGGAGAGCGGCAGCCGCAGCGGGAGCTGGACGCGATCACGCTGGAGG ACATCAAGGAGCACGtgaagcagctggagaaggcgGTGTCGGGGAAGGAGCCGCGCTACGTCCTGCGGGCTCTGCGGGCCCTGCCCTCCACCTCGCGCCGCCTCAACCCCAACGTGCTGCACAAGGCCATCCACGGCTTCTTCACCTCCAACTGCGCCGTCAGGGACTTCCTGCTGGCCTTCCTGGAGGAG TCCATGGACACGGAAGCTGAGCTGCAGTTCCGCCCACGGACGGGGAAAGCAGcctcagcccctctcctgccagaGGTGGAGGCctacctgcagctgctgctcgtCATCTACCTGATGAACAGCAAGAGGTACCCCGAG GCTCAGAAGGTGTCCGATGACCTGATGCAGAAGATCAGCTCCCAGAACCGCCGGGCCCTGGACCTGGTGGTGGCCAAGTGCTACTACTACCACTCCCGCATCTACGAATTCCTCAACAAGCTCGACGTGGTCCGGAG CTTCCTGCACGCCCGGCTCCGCACGGCCACGCTGCGCCACGACGCCGACGGCCAGGCCACGCTCCTGAACCTGCTCCTGAGGAATTACCTCCACTACAACCTCTACGACCAGGCCGAGAAGCTCGTCTCCAAATCCGTGTTCCCCGAGCAGGCCAACAACAACGAGTGGGCTCGGTACCTGTACTACACAG GGCGGATCAAGGCCATCCAGCTGGAGTACTCGGAGGCGCGGCGCACCATGACCAACGCCCTGCGCAAGGCCCCGCAGCACACGGCCGTGGGCTTCAAGCAGACG GTGCACAAGCTGCTCATCGTGGTGGAGCTGCTCCTCGGGGAGATCCCGGACAGGCTCCAGTTCCGGCAGCCCTCGCTCAAGCGCTCGCTCATGCCCTACTTCCTGCTGACCCAGG CCGTCAGGACGGGGAACCTGGCCAAGTTCAACCAAGTCCTCGACCAGTTTGGGGACAAGTTCCAGGCTGATGGCACCTACACCCTGATCATTCGGCTGAGGCACAACGTCATCAAGACAG gaGTCCGCATGATCAGCCTCTCCTACTCCCGCATCTCCCTGGCCGACATCgcccagaagctgcagctggacagcCCCGAGGACGCCGAGTTCATCGTTGCCAAG GCCATCCGGGACGGCGTGATCGAGGCCAGCATCAACCACGAGAAGGGCTACGTGCAGTCCAAGGAGATGATCGACATCTACTCCACGCGGGAGCCCCAGCTGGCCTTCCACCAGCGCATCTCCTTCTGCCTCGACATCCACAACATGTCCGTGAAG gccaTGAGGTTCCCACCCAAATCTTACAACAAGGACTTGGAATCTGCAGAG GAGCGGCGGGAGCGtgagcagcaggacctggagtTTGCCAAGGAGATGGCAGAGGACGATGACGACGGTTTTCCGTGA
- the PSMD3 gene encoding 26S proteasome non-ATPase regulatory subunit 3 isoform X1, with protein sequence MKQDGASRRRGDKAKAPPEGPPPAPPDVEMHEEAAPAAPEAGGERQPQRELDAITLEDIKEHVKQLEKAVSGKEPRYVLRALRALPSTSRRLNPNVLHKAIHGFFTSNCAVRDFLLAFLEESMDTEAELQFRPRTGKAASAPLLPEVEAYLQLLLVIYLMNSKRYPEAQKVSDDLMQKISSQNRRALDLVVAKCYYYHSRIYEFLNKLDVVRSFLHARLRTATLRHDADGQATLLNLLLRNYLHYNLYDQAEKLVSKSVFPEQANNNEWARYLYYTGRIKAIQLEYSEARRTMTNALRKAPQHTAVGFKQTVHKLLIVVELLLGEIPDRLQFRQPSLKRSLMPYFLLTQAVRTGNLAKFNQVLDQFGDKFQADGTYTLIIRLRHNVIKTGREGVWGPPPGWAGLGAASRSLLPAGVRMISLSYSRISLADIAQKLQLDSPEDAEFIVAKAIRDGVIEASINHEKGYVQSKEMIDIYSTREPQLAFHQRISFCLDIHNMSVKAMRFPPKSYNKDLESAEERREREQQDLEFAKEMAEDDDDGFP encoded by the exons ATGAAGCAGGACGGCGCGTCCCGCCGCCGCGGCGACAAGGCCAAGGCACCCCCGGAGGGACCCCCGCCCGCCCCACCGGACGTCGAGATGCACGAGGAGGCGGCGCCGGCGGCCCCCGAGGCGGGCGGAGAGCGGCAGCCGCAGCGGGAGCTGGACGCGATCACGCTGGAGG ACATCAAGGAGCACGtgaagcagctggagaaggcgGTGTCGGGGAAGGAGCCGCGCTACGTCCTGCGGGCTCTGCGGGCCCTGCCCTCCACCTCGCGCCGCCTCAACCCCAACGTGCTGCACAAGGCCATCCACGGCTTCTTCACCTCCAACTGCGCCGTCAGGGACTTCCTGCTGGCCTTCCTGGAGGAG TCCATGGACACGGAAGCTGAGCTGCAGTTCCGCCCACGGACGGGGAAAGCAGcctcagcccctctcctgccagaGGTGGAGGCctacctgcagctgctgctcgtCATCTACCTGATGAACAGCAAGAGGTACCCCGAG GCTCAGAAGGTGTCCGATGACCTGATGCAGAAGATCAGCTCCCAGAACCGCCGGGCCCTGGACCTGGTGGTGGCCAAGTGCTACTACTACCACTCCCGCATCTACGAATTCCTCAACAAGCTCGACGTGGTCCGGAG CTTCCTGCACGCCCGGCTCCGCACGGCCACGCTGCGCCACGACGCCGACGGCCAGGCCACGCTCCTGAACCTGCTCCTGAGGAATTACCTCCACTACAACCTCTACGACCAGGCCGAGAAGCTCGTCTCCAAATCCGTGTTCCCCGAGCAGGCCAACAACAACGAGTGGGCTCGGTACCTGTACTACACAG GGCGGATCAAGGCCATCCAGCTGGAGTACTCGGAGGCGCGGCGCACCATGACCAACGCCCTGCGCAAGGCCCCGCAGCACACGGCCGTGGGCTTCAAGCAGACG GTGCACAAGCTGCTCATCGTGGTGGAGCTGCTCCTCGGGGAGATCCCGGACAGGCTCCAGTTCCGGCAGCCCTCGCTCAAGCGCTCGCTCATGCCCTACTTCCTGCTGACCCAGG CCGTCAGGACGGGGAACCTGGCCAAGTTCAACCAAGTCCTCGACCAGTTTGGGGACAAGTTCCAGGCTGATGGCACCTACACCCTGATCATTCGGCTGAGGCACAACGTCATCAAGACAGGTAGGGAGGGTGTTTGGGGACCCCCACCAGGCTGGGCAGGCCTGGGGGCTGCATCCCgttcccttctccctgcaggaGTCCGCATGATCAGCCTCTCCTACTCCCGCATCTCCCTGGCCGACATCgcccagaagctgcagctggacagcCCCGAGGACGCCGAGTTCATCGTTGCCAAG GCCATCCGGGACGGCGTGATCGAGGCCAGCATCAACCACGAGAAGGGCTACGTGCAGTCCAAGGAGATGATCGACATCTACTCCACGCGGGAGCCCCAGCTGGCCTTCCACCAGCGCATCTCCTTCTGCCTCGACATCCACAACATGTCCGTGAAG gccaTGAGGTTCCCACCCAAATCTTACAACAAGGACTTGGAATCTGCAGAG GAGCGGCGGGAGCGtgagcagcaggacctggagtTTGCCAAGGAGATGGCAGAGGACGATGACGACGGTTTTCCGTGA
- the CSF3 gene encoding granulocyte colony-stimulating factor, giving the protein MCFLTRGLALLLAVLLWRALHGAPVTELSGDQDFQLFLQRNLEFTRKIRGDVAALQRLVCDTLQLCNEDELLLVRQDLDIAQAPLEQCHRRTFQAETCFSQIRAGLRVYHGSLATIRALLPGHAGLVETLQLDMANLSSNIQQQMEDLGLATVTYPTENQEPVPTFSSHFHHQVGGFFILANFQRFLETAYRALRHLTSL; this is encoded by the exons ATGTGCTTCCTCACCC gtgggctggcactgctgctggccgTGCTGCTGTGGCGGGCGCTGCATGGGGCACCAGTGACCGAGCTCTCAGGGGACCAGgacttccagctcttcctgcagaggaatctcgAGTTCACCCGCAAGATCCGTGGGGACGTGGCTGCGCTGCAGCGCCTGGTG TGTGACACCCTCCAGCTGTGCAACGAGGacgagctgctgctggtgcgGCAGGACCTGGACATCGCCCAGGCGCCGCTGGAGCAGTGTCACAGGCGCACCTTCCAGGCA GAGACCTGCTTCAGCCAGATCCGTGCCGGCCTCCGCGTCTACCACGGCTCTCTGGCCACCATCCGGGCCCTGCTGCCCGGGCACGCCGGGCTGGTGGAGACCCTGCAGCTGGACATGGCCAACCTGTCCTCCAACATCCAGCAGCAG atgGAGGACCTGGGCCTGGCCACGGTGACGTACCCCACAGAGAACCAGGAGCCCGTCCCCACCTTCTCCTCCCACTTCCACCACCAAGTCGGCGGCTTCTTCATCCTGGCCAACTTCCAGCGGTTCCTGGAGACGGCGTACCGGGCACTGCGGCACCTCACCAGCCTCTGA
- the LOC119712125 gene encoding gasdermin-A3-like yields MFKKLTKFIVNQTDPCKEWVPVESIADNEHFRPLCLLKRKSKPKTVFHRAPYYQQTGFTLDDVLLPGEDGKSIDSLHQESSQFTLTKVSADQADGGLSISFDPTNVELKGGSSLSKEFSITPQKKSVSLEALRRERKINMDHSFIRQLRRTDIRLYVVTAILEASEEAVYKESSKADRGFKAKFYATLCAQGNREDTQSIVIPKGCTLAFRTIPLCIRDGAWDLDYFPAEAVRKQAYVADGPSAGKLGEVMTEVQYSCRIFPELSPDLLLIIFNTIKAVMRDKSLLQELSQKMEEVSEQNDGYQLETESPDLKDLFSALQHCPRDRLLPLAEGITYVLDALHELTEHQLLLLLESLERKIVSQQLNLVENLLKHDLDTGKETFLVDATVLFSQEEEQRLTIALVELSGVQLQEDGSAVPRDQPFEAVAALFVVLYALNFLSGSGCFGWQKEIYGRKLHYGY; encoded by the exons ATGTTCAAAAAACTCACCAAATTCATCGTAAATCAAACGGATCCATGCAAAGAATGGGTCCCTGTCGAAAGCATCGCAGACAATGAGCACTTCAGGCCTCTCTGtctactgaaaagaaaaagcaaaccaaaaaccGTATTCCACCGAGCTCCCTACTACCAGCAGACAGGCTTCACACTGGAtgatgtgctgctgcctggagaagatGGGAAAAGCATAG ATTCCCTCCATCAAGAATCCAGCCAATTTACCCTCACAAAAGTCAGCGCTGACCAAGCTGATGGAGGTCTCAGCATTTCATTTGACCCGACAAACGTAGAGCTGAAAGGAGGCTCCTCCTTGTCCAAAGAGTTTTCCATTACGCCACAGAAGAAGAGCGTATCACTGGAGGCACTGAGGAGAGAAAG gAAAATCAACATGGATCATTCCTTCATCCGACAGCTACGGAGAACGGACATCAGGCTGTATGTGGTCACTGCAATCCTCGAGGCCTCAGAGGAGGCTGTCTACAAGGAATCCAGCAAGGCAGACAGGGGCTTCAAGGCCAAATTTTATGCCACACTCTGTGCACAG GGCAACAGGGAGGACACACAAAGCATAGTGATACCCAAGGGCTGCACGCTGGCCTTCAGGACCATCCCGCTATGCATTAGAGATGGAGCATGGG ATCTGGATTATTTCCCGgcagaagctgtgagaaagcaaGCTTATGTAGCTGATG GTCCCTCAGCAGGAAAATTAGGAGAAGTGATGACAGAAGTTCAGTATTCCTGCCGAATTTTCCCCGAGTTGTCTCCTGACCTGCTGCTCATCATCTTCAACACCATCAAAGCTGTGATGAGAGACAAGAGCCTCCTTCAAGAGCTCAGCCAGAAA ATGGAAGAAGTTTCTGAGCAAAATGATGGTTATCAGCTGGAAACTGAGAGCCCAGACTTAAAAGACCTGTTCAGCGCCTTACAGCATTGCCCAAGAGATCGTCTCCTTCCGCTGGCAGAGGGAATCACCTACGTCCTTGACGCTTTGCATG AGTTAACGgagcatcagctgctgctgctgctggaatccTTGGAAAGGAAGATTGTGTCCCAACAGCTGAACCTG GTTGAAAACCTCTTGAAACATGACCTGGATACGGGGAAGGAGACTTTCCTTGTGGATGCCACAGTGCTCTTCTCACAGGAAGAGGAACAGAGGTTAACCATTGCCCTGGTGGAGCTGAGTGGAGTGCAGCTCCAGGAAGATGGATCAGCTGTCCCTAGGGATCAACCCTTCgaggctgtggcagccctgTTCGTGGTCCTGTACGCCCTTAACTTCCTGAGTGGTTCAG GCTGCTTTGGCTGGCAAAAGGAAATTTACGGCAGGAAACTTCATTATGGGTACTAA